The nucleotide window AAACCGTTCCAAACTACCCGCGCCCATTACGGTATTACCAACCGTCTGGTTCAGAAATACCTGGAGCTGGGGGTATGAAAACTACAAACACAAACCAACGCTAATTGGAGTCGACAATTCGCATATAGAAGTCAATCACCAACTGGTGGGACACTTCAATCTATATGCCGAAAATCCCAAAGATTTCTTGTTTTGTGACAACAAAACCAATTTTGAAAAATTATATAAATCGCCCGCCCAATCTGCTTATGCCAAAGACGGAATCAACGATTATATCATTAACCAAAAACAAAGTAGCATAAATCCTGAGAAAATAGGAACCAAAGCATCGGTACATTACGACGATATCATTCCTGCATTGGGGAAAAAAGAATATCGCATCCGTTTTACTAACACCAAACCAAACGACGCTTTTGAAGATTTTGATGCCATTTTCGAAAAAAGAATTGAGGAGGCTGACGAATTTTATGATTCCATCCAAAAAGGAATAAAAGACGAAACCTTAAAATCCATTCAACGCCAGGCCTACGCCGGAATGCTATGGACCAAACAGTGGTATTACTACAATGTTTTTGAATGGCTAAAAGGAGACCCATCGACACCAAGACCCGATGCCAATCGAAATGCAGGGCGAAACAGTACTTGGAAGCACATGTACACTTCCAACATTCTCTCCATGCCGGACAAATGGGAATACCCCTGGTTTGCCGCTTGGGACTTGGCCTTTCATACTTTGCCTCTGGCAAGATTAGATCCTGATTTTGCCAAAAGGCAATTATCGGTCATCCTTCGGGAATACTATATGCACCCCAACGGACAAATTCCTGCTTATGAATGGTCTTTCTCGGATGTAAATCCGCCGGTACATGCTTGGGCAACTTGGAAAGTTTATGAAATTGACAAAGAAAATAATGATGGTATTGGTGACACCGTTTTTTTGGAACGTATTTTCCACAAACTATTGCTCAATTTTACGTGGTGGGTAAATCTAAAAGATACCAATGGAAATAATGTCTTCGGGGGCGGATTCCTCGGGATGGATAATATTGGAGTGTTTGACCGCTCTGCCGATTTACCAACGGGAGGCCATTTGGAACAGGCTGACGGAACTGGATGGATGGCAATGTATTGCCTAAACATGCTGCGAATCGCATGTGAAATATCTCTAAAAAATCCTGTTTACCAAGACATGGCTTCCAAATTCTTTGAACACTTTCTTCATATTTCGGGGGCAATGCAGGCTTTAGGAGACAATAAAGTCAATCTTTGGGACGAAGAAGACCAGTTTTATTACGATATGCTCCATAAGGAAAACGGAGATGCCGAACTACTAAAAATCCGTTCGATGGTCGGATTAATTCCGTTATTTGCCGTAGAAGTATTAACGCCTGAT belongs to Flavobacterium gilvum and includes:
- a CDS encoding MGH1-like glycoside hydrolase domain-containing protein, whose protein sequence is MPEKNPEKNAEKTRLLLRTDNKGWKKWGPYLSERQWGTVREDYSQSGYAWGSTTHDMARSKAYRWGEEGIGGISDNKQHVCIAFAFWNHKDRILKERFFGLTPAESNHGEDVKEIYYYLDSTPTHSYQKMLYKYPHAAFPYEKLIEESKKRSRQEAEYELLDTGIFDKDEYFDITIEYAKDAEQDILIKITVENRSKLPAPITVLPTVWFRNTWSWGYENYKHKPTLIGVDNSHIEVNHQLVGHFNLYAENPKDFLFCDNKTNFEKLYKSPAQSAYAKDGINDYIINQKQSSINPEKIGTKASVHYDDIIPALGKKEYRIRFTNTKPNDAFEDFDAIFEKRIEEADEFYDSIQKGIKDETLKSIQRQAYAGMLWTKQWYYYNVFEWLKGDPSTPRPDANRNAGRNSTWKHMYTSNILSMPDKWEYPWFAAWDLAFHTLPLARLDPDFAKRQLSVILREYYMHPNGQIPAYEWSFSDVNPPVHAWATWKVYEIDKENNDGIGDTVFLERIFHKLLLNFTWWVNLKDTNGNNVFGGGFLGMDNIGVFDRSADLPTGGHLEQADGTGWMAMYCLNMLRIACEISLKNPVYQDMASKFFEHFLHISGAMQALGDNKVNLWDEEDQFYYDMLHKENGDAELLKIRSMVGLIPLFAVEVLTPDLLEKLPVFKRRVEWVLKNRPDLANLVSSWYTPGKGETRLLSTLRGHRMKMILKRMFDEKEFLSDFGVRSLSKYHKENPYKFKHDGGTIQVDYTPAEATGDMFGGNSNWRGPIWFPMNYLILDSLEKFHSYYGKDFKVEFPSQSGKLTTLQEAAEGVAERLLKLFISDANKKIPMYGEYKKFQEDPLFNKNHLFFEYFDGDTGKGLGANHQTGWTGLISEIIRHLHGENE